CTATTCCGATGGATATATTAGTAAAAGGCACTACGGTCATGGGTCGAGATTTCATTACAATCAGACAGTCACAGTTCAGTAGGTCTGTACTTCCAGTGGATTATCACATACGTAAGTTCTACAGTATGTAGTAAAGCCTATCCGAATCTATTAGTCAGTATACTTGTCACTTTGCCAGTACTGTCGAAACGACGGCGTTACTGTTACTGTAGATGTGTGAAAGTAAGTTAGGTTAGAGAACAAAAACACTGGTTTGTATCAACGTTTCGAATCAAAACAATCGTGGAGAAATGGATTGCCAAGTGATTATATTCTTGGCTTTGTTCGGTAAGAAAGATTCAGGGTTTAAGTGCCTGACTTTGTACTAGTAATACTGgattaggcctaacgttaggaaTTGTTACTGTTAGAAACtatagcccaaagtctaaacttaGGCCTATAGTATAGGCCTAAGTTAGACTTTACTTAGACTAGGCCTAGTCGTAAACATCATGGGAGAAAGCTGGTGCCACTCTAGCTACTTGTGAAAGAAACCAAAAGGGTGAAGGAGGGGAGGGCAAGAGAGGAGGGTACTTGGTGGTTGCCCTGGGATGGGAAGTTGTGGATTGGGGAGGGAGAGGATACTGATGAGTTCTGCCTTTTATTAAAAATATACTTaataaattttgcaattttaatataaaaaactgGCCACAGGGACACATGAAAACatcatttttgtattttgagacaCTTTTATGGATTTTTCTACCCATTTAAAGGAATTATACAGTAAACTTAAACATATGCTCGAAGTAATGAAAACTTTTCCTTGCTTCGAGCGCAGTTTGAATTCTGACCTTTACAAGTATATATTCTTTCCATTACTGGCAGAATTTTGTCATACCATCGATGAAAACACATAGCTAAAGGATAAAACTAAATAACTGAGCAAAATTAGCTAACAAAACCTTCACAAAAGCAGCATATCTTTTTAAAGAATGTGAACGCCCTTACTATCACGAATTTACCATAGGTATCATGATTTATCATCATGCCTGCTAGGAGAGACATGCACCTGGAAGTGGAGAAAGTTTATGAGTTGGGTAATGATGAATGCTTAGCTAGCCTGGGCCTGCAAAATTTCATAGCAGATGCACAGATGCCTAAATTTTAGCCTTTTATACATGTGGTATAAGTGAGCAATTTTAGACAATTAAAGTCCTTATGAAGTATGGTATTACCGAATGATCTACTTAAATGAGAAGCAATACTTTGTAATTTCTCTTGAATGATGGACATAATATAAACTTGTGCAGTTAGCAAAGTAAGCGGGTTATTATGTGCCACTAGCCCTTTAAAAGCTATCAATGTTACAAGCCTAGAGTGAACAGTTTCTCTGTTTATAAGGCCTTCTTACagtatcttcttcttttttttttgtgcaaaaataATTTGGGTATCTTTAAAAGTGTCATCAatataaaggcggtggcatttgaagcaataaggcttagcaatcgggagggtCCGGGTTCAATACCCGgccaggtcatagtaaggtgggtttttcatacaagagcaatctacgattttcccatctgaaatgacgtTCTAACTTGGAAAGGTTCCAACTTAgagtaaaaatgttgaattggaagccaccccaagtgtaagttgtaatccataagcccttgttgGTTTCTCctacatttgtggtcgcttaagcgtcgtaaaaatcaCTGCTAATTActataaaaactttaaaaaatatgatagTTCATCCTAAGTATTGTTAGCCTACACAATAAAGATTAAATGTTCTGCTGAAGAATAAATTAAACTATAGAGAGCACAAAATGTTGATATGAGTCTAAAAGATCCTCCTTTCATTTTATAATACTAGTATTTTCTGTAAACATGGACAAATTTATATAGTTCTTTCAAATTAAGTATCTATTTTGCCTTGTAGCCATGACCATGGGTGCTCAAACAGAATTTGGTAATCTCATCGGTCGTTTCACGGATCTGCCAACTTTACATGATGTTGAAGGCGCAGTTTACGCAGTTGATGAAAGGACGTTTTACGTGCGTGGATTCTCCTATGATGGAACGGGGCCCGGTAAGATAAAGGTTTTATCCCATGATTTAGTCAGTCATCAGTTCTTAAACGcttaaatttaaagaaactAAGCGGTTAGGAACATGGAAATGGTAAATGCGGTCATGACGAGCTAAATGTAATTTGATGATTTTACCAAGTTGTATTTAATACACTCATGCTCATAAATGTCCAATAGTGCATGCAGCTATCATTTATGATGGAAGGACAGTAGTGGTCATTAGTATGGTCTGTAACTCTTGTTTTATACCCGTTCCATCATTTTTCATCGCGAGAAGAAGAAGTCTTTAAGATAGAGATAAGACCAACGGTACCACTTTGTCTGAATGTGTAGGATATTTACCACATTGAGGTTTGTATTTGTTTACAGTCAGAGATTCCTCTACATAAAACCTATAGTAGAGCACTACTAGAGCTGATATGGAACCTTGGGCATTATGTGAAGGTGTCATCAATTTAAGGTGACTCCCcttttgctttgtgctactgaGAGCATATTGATATAGTCATCACAAGGCAAACAATGATATTTAACCGTTGGTTAGGTTCCTGCAAAGGAATGCCAATACTGTATTTGTATAGTGTATACTAAAGTTAGGAATATATGGTTTCTTAACAAATGTATGGGTATGTAAACAGTGTTTGTATATCGCAATTATTATTTAGAGTTTTTAGACAATATAACACTGATCTAGACTTCATTGTACCACTGGATCCCGAGAACACATGTATTATATCGCTTagaaatatgcatatatgctcccctttaatatttcatttaattggGATGGAAGGGTGTtgactggaggggggggggggaggggggtagtcactttcatgtaaacaaaaaaTGGTCATATTACACATATGTGAGATCACATGGTCTAAGTCGGGTGGGGTGAGGGAGACACGGCAATTAGAAGGACCAAGTTTTCTTTATCATCCTCTCTCTTTTGATATCTCTATGTGACAGTAAGTACTGTTGATCAAATTTGAATTAGATTTTTATAACTAATATAATCAAGCAGGATGAAATTTCTcttattgaaaacatttattgCGAAGCGACTCTTttcaaaattaagacaaaatgctggataaaaagaaacaaacaatcaaaaacaaaacaaggaaatGATCAAAGTACAATGACCAGCACTGTTAACAATAAGAACATCACCATTCTTAAACAAAAGGCTTAGGTAGCATATTTCATCTGGTCCTGTTTAAATATATACTACAGTCATTTGGTTGCAATCATGTCATTCCCATCCCTAGCTACCATTGTAACTCTGTGTGACTGTTTCACAGTATACAATGTAATATTTAGTTCCTTACATACATCTTGCTCATTGGGGTCACAATGACCCAAAGCTGATGTTTTTGCATGAGAGAATATATGCAAGTGTTTCAACCTATCAGCcttaattcataataataataacaataataatgataatgataataataataataactagtcTTATATAGTGCAGACTCCTACCACAAAACTTGTTCAATGCACTTTACGGGTGCTGAAGATGCAAAAACCAATAGAGttgagaaaaaaattggttttaaGACAGCGTCTTAATTGAATAATAGAATTCCATAGAGTTCCATAAACGTGGTGCAGCATTCAGAAAGCTACAGTCAGCGAAGGATCTCGTACGTGACATTAGAACATGAAGTTGAAATTGATAATGCAAACGTATTGGTCTAGCTTGCTGATGTAAGAGAAAATTAAAGTACCTGTAGGTTGGGGTACCAGTTTGCATGACAAGAAAAGTTAAGAATGAGGATTTTGAAGTCAATACGGATTCTTATTGGTAACCAGTGTAGTTCTGTCGGTAAAGGAGTGATGGGGGTAATTCAATCAGTAAAATACTGAAAGCTGAGAATGAGAGAGATCATTTTAAGGTTAACAGCAGCAGGTGGCTACAGTGAGTGTTTTTGTGCCATGTGATGGCTTTGCAAAAATAATCTGAGACATACAGTAACTGCAATCAACCTCATCTTATTTGATGGAAGTGGTTACTCTGAACAACTCTCCCAAAAACTATCAGatatcatgtttcatttgtGAGATATCCAAGCTTAAATGTCACTTCCAGTGTATACTGGTTTCATAATGAGAAACTTTTAAGGTTTAGTTTCCCTCGGTTTTTCTGCCCATATTTGCAGATTGATTACTTAatcttaaataataaaaaaactgGTAAAAGCTAGAGTAGGACTAGACTTTTTCTTCCCATAGGGATAATGTGATAGTTTTTACAAATGGTATAAATGTCACACATTTGGGTGGATTCACGAGCAGGTCGTTTTTGGGAAAGTTGACCATGCAAATGAGATTGAACATGTCAACACATGCTGGCAGCTATTTTCATCTGGATTTATTTCAATGGGATCACATCCAACGGATGGTAAATGATTCACATTTATAATTGAAATTATCGTCATTCCcaacatttatttattactcACTCTACAGCGGCATACTTTTACACTGGAACAACCCCAAACCCAGCAAATGGAGGCATTATCATTCCTCTGGAGGACGGGAAGTAAGTTAACAAAAGATGTCAGTGTACGTCGCAGacatttggccaaatttgctcCTAAAAGGGCTTAATTTGTAGCTAGTTTCTGTTAATGTCGTTAATTAGTTTAACAATCTCATGATCTGCTATATAGTTTATACAACAGTGGTCGAAACCATGGACAGCATTAAAATGACTTTTGTGGGTAAAAGAGATGTTTGTTATATTCTCTGCTTCCAAACTGACAATACGAGCTTCAACGTATTGAAGTCctaattatgaagaaaaaaccTAAAACTGCAGACATTGGTCTCTCTATTATTCATTGAATAAGTTTGTcctaaaatttgataaaatttgGATTTATTCACTCTTCTTTATGACTCGTCATCATTCAGCTTAAATCCTTCAGACGTTTGTGAATACTCTTAACAGGTCAAAGTTTAAGGGTTTTTTTTGTTCAGACatgattttaatataaaatttgtgttttatattctgtaatattactttttttttcttttttttttagatttagTCAAATAACAGTCCATTATCTAACCTTCTGTCCTTGATGTAAATGTTTTCATACATGGTTAGAGCACTTTTTCAAAAGGCAATATTAAACTTAAGTCAAACTGGaagttaatttattttgtgtactTATTTAATAGTTCTTTAGCAATAATTTTTGGATTTCCCTTAAAAACAAAGTTACAACattgaaaattaactttttgaaaagatttttttctttaaatatgtaTGTGGTATTTTACTATTTTGCAGTGTGATGATTCATAATTTATAAACATGTAACCACTTCCTGTAGGGTAAAGTACACACAATGAATGATGATTAGTGATACTATAAAATGCTTGGTGTGGTTGATAACTGACCTATTGAGCTTAATTCCCTTTTGAATCTAAAAAGCAAAGTTCAAACAAATGTTCTCAGTGACACAGCAAAAATGTATTTGTTAAGTATCGTGCATGGTAGTGTTTCCAACAAACAAATTCCGGAGACTGAAGGACTACACTGAAAAGTATGGACTGAATCACCAAATCAACTCATGCGTGCCTTTCAAAGAACCATAATacacaatttgaaaatatttattgcCGGATCTGTATTTGTCATTGGGTGTGCGGTGACCATTGTGTACGTTAATAAACAAAAGGCGTTGCAGAACTACAAGCATTGTCAGGTACAACAGAAACAATTCCATTGTCTACATATTTCAGCGGATTACACATAGTAACTGTGAAGCGAAGCGTATATGCGCCAATTCTTTGGCAAGTAAGGTCTGTAGCCTCtgaaagggagtgaagactcgggcacaaagaaacgtctgatgacgtctgatgctggtaatctgaagtagttttgaatgaggtgtaacagaagtgttagacaccaccatcaatcccagaaaatacacacacagcttgctacactagtgtacagtcaatactgtacatgcagctacggtcaatacccacaacacagtatacatagcagcgatggacatctcaggtccagataaaagataacacgTTTCattgtagcaacaagaaaaaaacttcacttgcaaacaacggaaagtcaacttttttcagagggcagcacacggtttgggacaagtcttcaatgcctttaaatcacAGTCATTGAGGGTGGTTGCAAGTGTGTCCTTGCGGTGATACAAACACCTTGGAGACAGACCATGAAACAACGATGTCTCcctaaagaaagaaaggaagaaaatataTCACAGTGATGCAAACAGTATATATCATGGCAAAATAAAACCTTGAACCTCCAAATTAAGTCACATGGCCTAAATATTGGAGACCGTTGTTATAAGCTTCGGACTTGCCAAAGTTGCAAACAGACTATGCGGGTGCATAGCACTAAATTTCACATCATTACAACTGTTAGATGTACTGACATATTATTGCcaacaatataatataaaacaattactCCACTGTAGGGCTTTatacataattaataataacTGTTACTATAGACTGAAATGTGTCTCTAATTGGCTTTCACTGTGTAGAACTGTGTGTCCTGGAGGTTAAAGATCATTGGTTATATACTAGAATGTCAAATAATGGTCGTTCATGTTTGAATAAACATTCTGCTGCCACCcccataattaattaattagttaattaattagCCATGCACTCTCAATATCTAGGAATAATTTGGAGGGCATTAGTGAAGAACTTGCAGTGACGTACTTTTGAAATCCAAATATATTACCTGTAACATGTTTTTTAACATGTTAACAATTTGAGGCAACATAGATTCATTACCTTTAAAAGGATCCATTGTGTTGCACTTTGAGTGGCTGTGCAATAAGTGCTCAAAATCTCAAGGAGGcaaaaataatatttgctgGTTCGGACGTCATACGTAAAGTGCTCTGCTAGGTGAATAACAACCTTGAACTTTATGGTCCCAATTATTATTTTCTCTGCATGAGGTTAGTTTACACAGACCTCTGGTTAAAATACTAGTCTATTGATggttgtaattttgtttataacAAAACCTGGACCCAATTTTATGCTCTGCCTGCATATGACGTACATGGCTGGAATCTTCATGTCCttgtttcaatattttacatttttatgtCAAAGTGACTTGAATGACAGGAAATCTAAAACCTGCGTAAAGTTTAAGTTTGTAGGTTGGATTTAAAAGTCTGTGGTTTTCTTATAGAACCTTGGTTAACTATAGACAGGTACATTCAGTGGATTGTGCAAGATGAAGCTACTTTAGGcagttatttcttattttttaggCAGTTTATTCTTTCAATACTGTGACTGAGACTAGAGCACTGCTTAAAAGTGAATTTGCAATCAAAGTAAGAGACATTTtatgtgtacacagttatatgtttataaaattgtgagggggtgggggttgtgggGAAAGAATCTATTGAAGGTACTGTAGGGAGGTGAGTGTTTTGTGATATTCTGAGCAGGGGTAATCAAGACCATCCTCGGAACGCCAGGAAATTTTCCAAGTTTTCTTGGCTTCTATCCTGGAGCTATACGAACAAACAGGTCAAGTTAGGTTTCACTTTTGAAGTGTAACTTATTTTTATCTCATTGTTTGCAGTCTTGAAAAACTTGGAAGTTATAACAATGAAGATTTGCTTGTGACCCTCCCTAATGGAGTACTCAGGAACTACAACTGGATCTCCATCTGGTGTGAGAGTGTTTCAGTAAGATAATTATGAAACGATGGCATAAATGTTAACTTTGATTACATTTGGTGCTAATATGTATTAATGGTTCAAGCAGGGGTGAAACCATGTATATTTCTgttgggcgggggggggaggctggggGCCTCAGCCTACCCCCCACTGGCAAACAGAACATTACAAAATTCTTAGTGttttttacagtatatatatgacatgcatgtatatatatgatatatacagtCGCAAATTCTTCAACGGTTTGGTTTAAAAAGTTCAAAAAGTTCAAACATTTTGCATCTTAAAGCATCCTCCATTTTtccaaaaatatctcaaaaggGAGCGGAGACATATCCCATTACACCCTTTCCATGGATGACTTATTATATCTTTgcctcctaccccccccccccacacacaaaacaaaaagggtGGTTGTGCCCAGTGGCATCACCAGACACTTCAatccttactggtttcgaacctctggacatacaatcagcatccatagcctagtggttagggtgtccgcatacagagcgggaggccctggttggaatcccggtggaggctggaagttttttcactgttcttgattctccaactcattacgattttctttaatatatatatatagatatacctatgtatgtatatgtacagtactgtatacttATCGACAATCTCTAATATACTGACTTTCAAGATCCAAAAAACAATTTCATAAATGGAAGCTCGGACAGGCTGGATGACCGATGCTGCTCCTCTGTTTTTTTTGCTCAGGTTGATTTTGGACATGTCAAACTTCCTCCTGGATTCACATATCCATCTCCAGTCAGCCTGGGTTATTTAGGAGAAAATCCTCTTGTACACCAGGTGGAGGCAGACGATGTCATAGTACTTAACTCTCGTGAAATTCAGTTTGTTCGTTTGAGTTATGACGGCGCAGGTCCAGGTAGGTCTAGcaaattattatgatttattttcttcattttatgacTATGAGACTTGATAAACAATGACTTGGATTTAATAATACACCTAATTAACTATGTAATGGTTTCTGTCCACCAGTGTGATCACTTCATCTTTAAGAACACGTTTCATATCTATACAAACATGGTAAAGAAGAATCTGCAGGACTTAATCAAATGATCGAGAAACTTTAAAATCAATCGTTCATTGACTCGGATACATATACATGGTGAAGAACTTCAGTCGATTATTTCTGGGCTGTAAAAGCACGGTGACACAAAAACTGAAATATCTGAGCTATAATCATGCAGAAAAACATTCCGTCAAAAATAATATCTTGACTTCAAAACTTGATGTTGTTTTCCTTTGGATATATAAGCTGTACACTTTCCTATTTTTTTAAACCTTCCGATAGGTGCATATTTCTGGACTGGCGCTGGAACACCAGACAGTGGAGACACCAGAGTTCCTCATCCAGCAAATCAGCCGTAAGTAATAACTCTAAGTTAAAATACCGAAGGTACACCCTTCAAGTTCAAGAGATAGTAGAACTTGTAGCGAAGCAGCTATTCAAGAATCCCCAGTTTTTGACAACGAAGGTTTTTCACAGAGTGTCTCTGGACTTGTTACATCAGCCATTTGCTACAGGTCTGTGAACAAAAGTATAAATGGATGCAGGCAGCTAGTAGCCTGTAGGCAATGTTTACTTGAGTGAGAAAATGGGGACCATTTTGGTGATAAGGGGGTGAACCATATCTCATGCTAGCAGTAGTATGGAAATGTAGTGATTGCCCTATAGCTATGCCAATCATGTAACGGTACAGCAAAGTGGGGCAAGGTTTATTCTCATATACAGCATCTTGCACATTGAGTTGTTAATATTAAACATTCATGTTCTCTCCCTTTTCAAGAAATCAGATCCTTCCTCGTTATTCTAATGATGCGGTCACCATAATCCTGCCAGAGGGTTTCACAGCAGAAAACGTTGACTTCATCGGCATTTGGTGTGAAAGGGTTAACCAGAACTTTGGTCATGTGTCCACCAGCAATTTTGACCTTACAAATATACCACCTTACATAGAAAGAGTCGAGACCACTGCTCCTACCACGGTAAGCTTTAATTTAAGATCACTGAGGATAAATATCCCCAACTTTGGGtaacatttcattaattaagtATAAATCTTAAATTTAGAATTGTTTTGGGGGCTTGAAAACGAAATTTGTCTCTTTGCAACTTACCTAAACTTTAGAGATTGTTTGAGTCAGGCCAATGATATGACCGGATCTCTGAAATCATTAAAAATTGCTTCTGGTTCAGATGTTCCAGCAAGTTTGTACCATCTTTTCTCAAATTTTTGTTCCCACTTTGTCTCTAATTGTTTTCTTCCTTGCCTATGTATCTAAGTACACATGGCATTAAAGCTATTTTAACTGTATAAACATGCAATGACCCCTTTAGGTGGGTGGAGTTTCATCGATTCCTTCCATCAAATTTTCATTGTTTCCAGAGCTTGGATAACTGCAAAGTGTTGGTACCAGATCGTTTCCATATTGCCTGGACTATCGACCGATCCAATAACAAGATCACCTTGGAGTTTCAAGGAGTCATTTCTCTGAACGAGTATCTGGCATTTGGCATCAGTGGTTCGTCGTCCGCAACTCTTATGATGGGCTCCGATGTCGCCGTGGTTTGGTTCGATCCGAGCGATTCGCAACCCAGAGCCGTGGATTACCATCTGAATGATTACAGTCAGGTGAAGACAATTTTAACGTTCCtgggaagtttttttttttcagtcatGGAGGGTTGTAGGAGGGGATATTTGATGAGTTGTGCACCAACAAAACCCAATCACAGTTTCCCATTCTAGtcagaaataaaaaagttgCCATCAATAGTGCAGTGGGTTTTATGTTCACTTTGGTTACCCTAGGGGCATTTAAAGCCACAGTAAAAACATATTAACATTTCAGAGTATTAAAAAGATGTAGTACTGTTTGTGTGGATGAAAGGTTGGTGTATTAAACAGCATTTGTCATCAGTTGGTCTCCAGTGATCAAGAAGGATTAACCAGGATAAAAGGTTGTTATCCAGCTATCATCATTGGCAATGTTAATGTGTACTATCTTAAGTAGTACTGTTTACaagttgttgatttttttgttatat
Above is a genomic segment from Apostichopus japonicus isolate 1M-3 chromosome 5, ASM3797524v1, whole genome shotgun sequence containing:
- the LOC139967303 gene encoding protein Skeletor, isoforms B/C-like, producing MDCQVIIFLALFAMTMGAQTEFGNLIGRFTDLPTLHDVEGAVYAVDERTFYVRGFSYDGTGPAAYFYTGTTPNPANGGIIIPLEDGNLEKLGSYNNEDLLVTLPNGVLRNYNWISIWCESVSVDFGHVKLPPGFTYPSPVSLGYLGENPLVHQVEADDVIVLNSREIQFVRLSYDGAGPGAYFWTGAGTPDSGDTRVPHPANQPNQILPRYSNDAVTIILPEGFTAENVDFIGIWCERVNQNFGHVSTSNFDLTNIPPYIERVETTAPTTSLDNCKVLVPDRFHIAWTIDRSNNKITLEFQGVISLNEYLAFGISGSSSATLMMGSDVAVVWFDPSDSQPRAVDYHLNDYSQCIPEEGIGACPDNIQGGADNVQLISGELKDGLATITIERPLNPSDPLDSEIITTGDVYVSWGIGFINPTGHAAKHEIRTSGDLTVDFGRTSSQCPVLRTSGSSAGSQEPWYRPYLREEGNATFLAVIGPSGGQRGYQGIANQVGWGLAWYINGILIPEIHVVRGNTYTFEIFGGNDRNFLGSYHPFYITDDKDGGYGQKTDAEKQLETIYAPPVEGHLCEYQTGSYQPDAFNDFLSYKSTLKLICPRRTVPGILVWTVDEDTPDTVYYQCYQHKFFGWKIHVSNKTSTTTAPLSFLLVFILAVFTNIFFSD